In Drosophila subpulchrella strain 33 F10 #4 breed RU33 chromosome 3R, RU_Dsub_v1.1 Primary Assembly, whole genome shotgun sequence, the following are encoded in one genomic region:
- the LOC119545840 gene encoding rho GTPase-activating protein 7 isoform X2, with the protein MQRRMSITIREYKFFRSFSQKFENWPKRKAEALWRKMRERKIAEIEAVEACKWLRAAGFPQYAQMYEDHQFPIDLNNVAKDHTNLENDQLQSLYRRLCVLNRCATMRLDQSHKPQTPQQKEESDDENFALSEHWTFQPHIRRWSRIGEMGLELPPPGLLSLNVEKTESSSKESSPDRFEEDGAGITLVIPGCSKASGGGAATDGSSLGEGSDGGRLRRTGSERFKDQAIALLRRMESIKTRRRKRQNRENVVISGPTELDLSQFGQRSSLRKPDAVYSTPPSPSALSPMHTFPKAPFFGNDLKVPSHSDNYLSPNRSSPKRTPTTPRSMRTSPLHFFSSPMSQLKEGKSDDSSSYYSDSQESSTGGKLSLRKPSKARRFLQRTGKVDDIGAHSDSECHQGRKLLIKDANSNTTEVKVKKLTRGGSLNLGKDPKKREGLRSSSFRSRSTSRKEPKNDEDQAGGGATNGGSKRQPVVRWHSFQMEERPNMIFRKCFSKKIEPLQEDAGGMPFAAMSAGQLQIIRKLALVTLTGHMERYCPSHRSGWNWELPKFIKKIKMPDYKDKKVFGVPLLMVLQRSGQTLPMAVRAAFRWLQLNALDQVGIFRKSGGKSRIIKLREQIEITDSTAECMDVFDLQQAYDVADMLKQYFRELPESLLTTKMSETFVAIFQHLPAEVRLDAVQCAVLLLPDENREILYVLLEFLTIVAANSQQNQMTSNNLGVCLAQSIFHSSISTGSASVSASPRRKGKGSGMPDMKELAEAKASHECLSFMIEHYKQIYTAAKEKLAKCNFSYMEESKPLPLEALGEGMQFHNWRGYLYECTSATIKEGREKTRGWFSVNSLNDSNVDIAYKKVGDGHPLRLWRCTTEIEGPPREVLEFVIKQRATWDTNLLQCQTVKKLDDRTEIYQYALDGQLSTDFCVLRSWQTDLPRGACVIVETSIDHAKAKPLFGAVRGVVLASRYLIEPCGSGRSRVMHLARVDVKGKTPEWYNKNYGHICSHYLSRIRLAFKHVADGPESKV; encoded by the exons ATGCAACGCCGCATGTCCATCACCATACGGGAGTACAAGTTCTTCAGGAGCTTCTCGCAGAAGTTCGAGAACTGGCCCAAACGCAAGGCCGAGGCATTGTGGCGGAAAATGCGCGAACGCAAGATTGCAG AAATCGAAGCTGTGGAGGCTTGCAAATGGCTGCGAGCTGCAGGTTTTCCGCAATATGCACAGATGTACGAAG ATCATCAGTTCCCGATCGATCTGAACAATGTAGCCAAAGATCACACCAATCTCGAGAACGATCAGCTGCAGTCCCTCTACCGCCGGCTCTGCGTCCTCAATCGTTGTGCCACCATGCGGCTGGACCAGTCCCACAAGCCGCAAACACCACAG CAAAAGGAGGAATCGGATGATGAGAACTTCGCCCTGAGCGAGCACTGGACATTCCAACCGCACATTCGCCGCTGGTCGCGGATCGGGGAGATGGGCCTGGAGCTGCCGCCTCCGGGATTGCTGAGCCTGAACGTGGAGAAGACGGAGAGCTCGTCGAAGGAGTCCAGTCCGGATCGATTCGAGGAGGATGGTGCCGGCATCACGCTGGTGATTCCCGGCTGCAGCAAGGCCAGTGGTGGTGGCGCGGCCACCGATGGCTCCTCCCTGGGCGAGGGCTCCGATGGCGGTCGCTTGAGGAGAACGGGCAGCGAGCGGTTCAAGGATCAAGCCATAGCCCTGCTGAGGAGAATGGAGTCCATCAAGACGCGACGTCGCAAGCGACAGAATCGCGAGAATGTGGTTATCAGTGGACCCACCGAGCTGGACCTCTCGCAATTTGGCCAGCGGAGTAGTCTGCGCAAACCGGATGCCGTTTATTCCACCCCGCCCTCACCATCGGCCTTGAGCCCCATGCACACATTCCCCAAGGCGCCGTTCTTCGGCAACGACCTCAAAGTGCCCAGTCACAGTGACAACTACCTGAGTCCCAATCGCTCCAGCCCCAAGAGGACGCCCACCACTCCCCGCTCGATGAGGACCAGCCCGCTGCACTTCTTCTCCAGTCCCATGTCGCAGCTGAAGGAGGGCAAGTCCGATGATTCCTCGTCCTACTACAGCGACAGTCAGGAGTCCTCGACGGGGGGCAAATTGTCACTGAGGAAACCCTCCAAGGCCCGAAGATTCCTGCAGCGCACGGGCAAGGTGGATGATATAGGTGCCCATTCCGACTCGGAGTGCCATCAGGGAAGGAAGCTCCTCATTAAGGACGCCAATTCCAATACCACAGAGGTCAAGGTCAAGAAGTTGACACGCGGGGGTTCCCTGAATTTGGGcaaggatcccaagaaacgCGAAGGTTTACGCTCCTCATCTTTCCGCTCGCGAAGCACCTCGAGAAAGGAACCCAAGAATGATGAAGATCAGGCTGGTGGTGGCGCCACAAATGGTGGCTCCAAGCGACAGCCGGTGGTGCGTTGGCACAGTTTCCAGATGGAGGAGCGCCCCAATATGATATTCCGCAAGTGTTTCTCCAAGAAAATCGAGCCACTGCAGGAGGATGCGGGTGGCATGCCCTTTGCCGCCATGTCAGCGGGTCAACTGCAGATAATCCGGAAACTGGCCCTGGTCACCTTGACTGGACACATGGAGCGATACTGCCCGTCCCATCGATCCGGCTGGAACTGGGAACTGCCCAAGTTCATCAAAAAGATCAAGATGCCGGACTATAAGGACAAAAAGGTGTTCGGCGTGCCGCTCCTGATGGTCCTGCAGCGCAGTGGCCAAACCCTTCCGATGGCCGTGCGAGCTGCCTTCCGTTGGCTGCAGCTGAATGCCCTCGACCAGGTGGGAATCTTCCGGAAAAGTGGAGGAAAGTCCAGGATCATCAAGCTGCGCGAACAGATCGAAATTACCGACTCCACCGCCGAGTGTATGGATGTCTTCGATTTGCAGCAGGCCTACGATGTGGCCGACATGCTGAAGCAGTATTTCCGCGAGCTGCCCGAATCCCTGCTGACCACCAAGATGTCCGAGACCTTTGTGGCGATCTTTCAAC ATCTCCCCGCCGAAGTGCGTCTGGATGCGGTGCAGTGTGCCGTGCTCCTGCTGCCCGACGAGAACCGGGAGATCCTGTACGTGCTTCTCGAGTTCCTCACCATTGTGGCGGCCAACTCGCAGCAGAACCAGATGACCAGCAACAACCTGGGCGTGTGCCTGGCCCAATCCATCTTCCACTCGTCCATCTCGACGGGTTCCGCCTCCGTGTCCGCCTCGCCACGTCGCAAGGGCAAGGGATCCGGCATGCCGGACATGAAGGAGCTGGCCGAGGCCAAGGCCTCGCACGAGTGCCTCTCCTTCATGATCGAGCACTACAAGCAGATCTACACGGCCGCCAAGGAGAAGCTGGCCAAGTGCAACTTCAGCTACATGGAGGAGTCGAAGCCCCTGCCCCTGGAGGCCCTCGGCGAGGGCATGCAGTTCCACAACTGGCGGGGATACCTCTACGAGTGCACCAGTGCCACCATCAAGGAGGGTCGCGAAAA AACCCGCGGCTGGTTTAGCGTTAACTCGCTGAATGACAGCAATGTGGACATTGCCTACAAGAAGGTGGGCGATGGTCATCCTCTGAGACTCTGGCGCTGCACCACGGAGATCGAAGGACCCCCAAGGGAGGTCCTTGAGTTCGTGATCAAGCAAAGAGCCACGTGGGACACGAATTTGCTGCAGTGCCAGACGGTCAAGAAACTGGACGATCGCACGGAGATCTATCAGTATGCCTTGGACGGCCAGCTCTCCACGGACTTTTGTGTGTTGCG TTCCTGGCAAACCGACTTGCCGCGCGGTGCCTGCGTTATAGTGGAGACCTCCATAGATCATGCCAAGGCCAAGCCTCTTTTCGGGGCGGTAAGGGGCGTGGTCCTGGCCTCCAGGTATCTCATTGAGCCCTGTGGCAGCGGCAGATCCAGGGTTATGCATCTGGCCAGAGTGGATGTCAA GGGCAAGACACCGGAGTGGTACAACAAGAACTACGGACATATATGCTCGCATTACCTGTCCCGCATTCGATTGGCCTTCAAACACGTGGCCGATGGACCCGAAAGCAAGGTCTAA